The Spiribacter roseus genome includes the window GGATGGCGGCGGCGCTGTACGCGCTCGCCGTCGCGGCGCTCCTGGCCGCCCTGCGCGGCCGCCTTGCCGTGCAACGCGCCGAGCCTCTGGCACTGGCCCTGGCCGCCATCGCCGTGGTGTTGCATGGCGTCAGCCTCTGGCAGGCGCTGTGGACGCCGGCAGGCGTCGACCTGTCACTGTTCAACGCCGCCTCGTTACTCGGCTGGCTGATGGCGCTGACGCTGATCGCCGCGGCGGTGCGTCAGCCCCTGCACAGCCTGGGCCTGATCGTCTATCCGTTCGCCCTGCTGACGTTGGTGCTTGCCCAGACGCTGGGTGTGCCGACGGCCACCATGGTGCCGGTGGGCGCGCCCGTGGATGTGCATGTCATCTCGTCGGTGGCCGCGTATGCCGTCCTGGGGCTCGCCAGCGCTCAGGCGCTCCTGCTGGCCTGGCAGGAGAGCGCCCTGCGCCGACGTCGCGCCGGCCCGGTGCTGGGGTTTCTCCCGCCCCTGCAGGGCATGGAATCCCTGCTGTTCCACCTGGTGGCCATCGGCTTCGTGCTGCTGTCCGTCGCGCTCGTCAGCGGCTGGCTATTCGTCGACAACCTCTTCGCTCAGGACCTGGTGCATAAGACCGTGATCTCGATGATCGGCTGGCTGGTCTTCGCCGGGCTGCTCATCGGCCGGACCGTGGCGGGCTGGCGCGGCCGCACCGCCATCCGCTGGACGCTATGGGGATTCGCCCTGCTGGCGGTGGCGTATTTCGGCAGTAAAATCGTGGTCGAGCTGATCATCGGCCGGGGGGCCTGAGCGAGCTTGGACGTTGTTCCCCTTCCCGTTCTGTTCGTCATTCTGGGCGCGCTGATCGTCCTGTCCGGCGGCTTCTCGAGCTCTGAGACCGCCCTCATGACGCTCAACCGCTACCGGCTGCGGCACCTGTCGCGGCATGGCAACCGCGGCGCCCGCCGCGCGGAGCGGCTGCTCGAGCGGCCCGACCGGCTGATCGGCATCATCCTGCTGGGCAACAACTTCGTGAATATCTTCGCGTCGTCCATTGCCACCCTGATCGCCCTGCGTCTGGGGGGGCAGGGCGCCATCGCCGCGGCGACGGGTCTGCTGACCCTGACCATCCTGATCTTCGCGGAGGTGGCCCCCAAGACCCTGGCGGCGCTGCGGCCCGAGCGCGTCGCCTTTCCCGCCGCGTTCGTCCTCGGCCCACTGTTGAAGCTGCTCTACCCGCTGGTGTGGCTCACCAACATGCTGGCCAACACACTGCTGCGCAGCCTCGGCGTCAATCCCACCGAAGGGGGCCAGACCGCGCTCAGCCGCGAGGAGCTGCGCACGGTGGTCAACGAGACCGGTGCGATGATCCCGCGTCGTCATCAACGCATGCTGCTCGGCATCCTCGATCTGGATCAGGCCACCGTCGACGACATCATGATCCCGCGCAATGAAGTGGTGGGCATCGACCTGGGAGATGACTGGTCGCGTATTACCGAGCAGATCGCCAGCTCGGAGTACACGCGCCTGCCGGTGTTCGAGGGCGGCGTCGACACCATCCGCGGCATCCTGCATGTGCGCCGGGTGCTCACGGCAATGCTCGACGGGGTACTGACCCGCGAACGGCTGCTCGAGCATGTCCGCGAGCCCTATTTCGTGCCCGAGGGGACGCCCCTGCATCAGCAGATGCTGAATTTCCAGTCGGAGCGCCGCCGGATCGGCCTGATCGTGGACGAGTACGGCGAGTTCCACGGCCTTGTCACCCTCGAGGACATCCTCGAGGAGATCGTCGGCGAGTTCACCACCGATCCCGCTGAAGCCATCCGCGACATCCACCGCCAGCCCGACGGCAGCTACCTGGCCGCCGGCAGCGCCAGCGTGCGCGAGCTGAAGCGCCTGCTGGGCTGGGACTTACCGGCGGAAGGGCCGAAGACCCTGAACGGACTGATCCTCGAGCAGCTGGAAACCATTCCCGAGCCGGGCATCAGCCTGCTGATCGACGGCCACCCCGTCACGGTCCTGCAGGCCGAGGAAAACCGCGTCAAGGTGGCCCGCCTTGAGCAGCGTGTGCGGCCACGCGAAACCCCGCCCGCCATCGAAGACTGAGCCCTGGCTCAGTGGCCGTCGCGACGCCAGCGGGTGCCCTCAGGCTTATCCTCGAGCACCA containing:
- a CDS encoding cytochrome C assembly family protein, whose translation is MILTLTPWMAAALYALAVAALLAALRGRLAVQRAEPLALALAAIAVVLHGVSLWQALWTPAGVDLSLFNAASLLGWLMALTLIAAAVRQPLHSLGLIVYPFALLTLVLAQTLGVPTATMVPVGAPVDVHVISSVAAYAVLGLASAQALLLAWQESALRRRRAGPVLGFLPPLQGMESLLFHLVAIGFVLLSVALVSGWLFVDNLFAQDLVHKTVISMIGWLVFAGLLIGRTVAGWRGRTAIRWTLWGFALLAVAYFGSKIVVELIIGRGA
- a CDS encoding HlyC/CorC family transporter is translated as MDVVPLPVLFVILGALIVLSGGFSSSETALMTLNRYRLRHLSRHGNRGARRAERLLERPDRLIGIILLGNNFVNIFASSIATLIALRLGGQGAIAAATGLLTLTILIFAEVAPKTLAALRPERVAFPAAFVLGPLLKLLYPLVWLTNMLANTLLRSLGVNPTEGGQTALSREELRTVVNETGAMIPRRHQRMLLGILDLDQATVDDIMIPRNEVVGIDLGDDWSRITEQIASSEYTRLPVFEGGVDTIRGILHVRRVLTAMLDGVLTRERLLEHVREPYFVPEGTPLHQQMLNFQSERRRIGLIVDEYGEFHGLVTLEDILEEIVGEFTTDPAEAIRDIHRQPDGSYLAAGSASVRELKRLLGWDLPAEGPKTLNGLILEQLETIPEPGISLLIDGHPVTVLQAEENRVKVARLEQRVRPRETPPAIED